From the genome of Colwellia psychrerythraea 34H, one region includes:
- a CDS encoding CHASE domain-containing protein has protein sequence MKLNNFFAENKMVDTKNNGEERKKLIYAGQMHLVHWLIVLLSVVLTFGAWYYSKSQFNQKLEDKFQRNAEQVVSLVKERMQLYENALWSSVAYIDADETDITHTKWLAYSKSLKIDLTYPGINGIGIIYNIQADQLDDYIEKQRVLRPNYAIHPSHNESEYWPITYVEPAAPNKKAIGLDMAFETNRYSSIKKARDTGVAQLTGPITLVQDAKKTPGFLFYTPFYKNGTKPESTEARRDAIDGVTYAPFIMKNLMQGTLAEKNRHVSIQIRDAGDLLFDDHDDESVLDADANPLFTKEQDISLYGRTWSFTIQSNLDFRDESAANQSSFILMGGLVIDALLLGLFLFLSRANRQALAYADHMTHALEEKTIHLEKSNSDLEQFSYVASHDLKSPLNAIKQLVGWIAEDCQDIIPDESKKHLALLAQRSDRMMKLLNDLLDYSRINRSEFKSELVNLNEMSIDILHLIDKPPGFNISAPDIEIMIPRAPFEIVLRNLISNSIKHHDEKSGYVRISCKSSSDYHVITVEDDGPGIPEKFHDKAMEMFQTLKSRDKVEGSGMGLAMIKRVTEHYQGSISIVSDGQRGTKVIIHWPKS, from the coding sequence GTGAAACTCAATAATTTCTTTGCAGAGAACAAAATGGTTGATACAAAAAATAATGGCGAAGAAAGAAAAAAACTGATTTATGCTGGGCAAATGCACCTTGTTCATTGGCTAATTGTGTTGCTATCAGTAGTGTTAACGTTTGGTGCTTGGTATTATTCAAAATCTCAATTTAATCAAAAACTAGAAGATAAATTTCAACGTAATGCTGAACAAGTCGTTAGTTTAGTAAAAGAGAGAATGCAACTCTATGAAAATGCACTGTGGAGTTCGGTAGCATATATTGATGCTGATGAGACTGATATCACTCATACCAAATGGTTAGCTTATTCAAAGAGTCTAAAAATAGATTTAACGTACCCTGGTATTAATGGTATAGGTATTATATATAATATTCAGGCGGATCAACTTGATGATTATATAGAAAAACAACGGGTGCTTAGGCCAAACTATGCAATACACCCCAGCCATAATGAATCCGAGTATTGGCCCATTACTTATGTTGAACCAGCAGCCCCTAATAAGAAAGCTATAGGGCTTGATATGGCCTTTGAAACCAACAGATATTCATCAATTAAAAAAGCGCGAGATACAGGAGTCGCTCAATTAACAGGACCAATTACCTTAGTACAAGATGCTAAAAAAACGCCTGGTTTTCTGTTTTATACCCCTTTTTATAAAAATGGTACTAAGCCTGAAAGTACTGAGGCGAGAAGAGACGCTATTGACGGTGTAACTTACGCGCCTTTTATAATGAAAAATTTAATGCAGGGAACTTTAGCTGAAAAAAATAGGCATGTAAGTATTCAAATACGTGATGCTGGCGATTTGCTCTTTGATGATCATGACGACGAAAGTGTACTTGACGCGGACGCTAATCCTTTATTTACCAAAGAACAGGACATTTCATTATATGGTCGTACATGGTCATTCACTATTCAATCTAATCTAGATTTTAGAGATGAGTCAGCAGCTAATCAATCGTCATTTATTTTAATGGGAGGTTTAGTGATAGATGCCTTATTACTTGGCCTTTTTCTCTTTTTATCGCGAGCTAATCGGCAGGCCTTAGCTTATGCTGATCACATGACCCATGCGCTGGAAGAAAAAACAATTCATTTAGAAAAATCAAATAGTGATTTAGAACAATTCTCTTATGTTGCTTCTCATGATCTTAAATCGCCTCTTAATGCGATTAAACAATTGGTTGGTTGGATAGCCGAAGATTGCCAAGACATTATTCCAGATGAATCAAAAAAGCATTTAGCCTTGTTAGCTCAACGAAGCGATCGAATGATGAAGCTACTTAATGATTTGCTAGATTATTCACGTATTAATCGAAGTGAATTTAAAAGTGAACTTGTCAATTTAAATGAAATGAGCATCGATATTCTCCATTTGATAGACAAGCCCCCTGGATTCAATATCTCCGCACCAGATATTGAAATAATGATCCCCAGAGCTCCGTTTGAGATAGTCCTTAGAAACTTAATTTCAAATTCAATAAAGCATCACGATGAAAAAAGTGGCTATGTGCGTATTTCATGCAAAAGCAGTTCTGATTATCACGTAATAACGGTAGAGGATGATGGTCCTGGCATTCCTGAAAAATTTCATGATAAAGCGATGGAGATGTTTCAAACACTAAAATCTAGAGATAAAGTCGAAGGTAGTGGTATGGGATTGGCAATGATAAAACGAGTTACTGAACATTATCAGGGGAGCATTTCAATTGTTTCTGATGGACAACGTGGAACAAAAGTAATTATTCATTGGCCGAAATCATAA
- the tyrA gene encoding bifunctional chorismate mutase/prephenate dehydrogenase translates to MKNSDPDFDKKLTSLRDEIDEIDSDLVKLLQRRLAVTSKVGQLKSGVGRPIYDAKREASLFAKRRQQASEAGLSPDLIEDVLRRLMRDSYVSQDASGYRCVNPECKKVVVVGGKGQLGSVFVDLFQRSDYQVAIIEQNDWPNSEAILADASLVIVAVPIRLTTMVINHLNNLPKECILADLTSIKESPLFEMKKVHAGPVVGLHPMFGPDVTGLIKQTIISCEGRNPEQYQWLIEQFEVWGAKIYPVQAHEHDQAMSMVQVMRHFSTIAYGYHLMSEGADIENLVAMSSPIYRLELIMVGRLFAQDPTLYADIIFANKDNVSMMKRFAYRFLELLEDVSLDDKDAFVDMFNNVSGWFGDYAGDFLEESKSMLLKANELKKH, encoded by the coding sequence ATGAAAAATTCAGATCCCGATTTTGATAAAAAGTTAACAAGTTTACGTGACGAAATTGATGAAATTGATAGTGATTTAGTCAAATTATTGCAAAGACGCCTTGCTGTTACCAGTAAAGTTGGTCAACTAAAAAGTGGTGTTGGCAGACCCATTTATGATGCTAAACGCGAGGCGAGTTTATTTGCTAAACGTCGCCAGCAGGCAAGTGAGGCTGGTCTATCACCTGACTTAATTGAAGATGTTTTACGCCGTTTAATGCGTGACTCTTATGTCAGTCAAGATGCTAGTGGTTATCGCTGCGTTAACCCAGAATGTAAAAAGGTTGTGGTAGTGGGCGGTAAAGGGCAATTAGGCTCTGTTTTTGTCGACCTTTTTCAACGTTCTGATTACCAAGTTGCTATTATTGAGCAAAATGATTGGCCCAACAGTGAAGCTATTTTAGCTGATGCGAGCTTAGTCATTGTTGCTGTGCCTATTCGCCTGACGACTATGGTTATTAATCATCTTAATAACTTACCAAAAGAGTGTATTCTTGCCGATTTAACCAGTATTAAAGAGTCGCCTTTGTTTGAAATGAAAAAGGTACATGCTGGTCCTGTTGTTGGCTTACACCCTATGTTTGGTCCAGATGTCACAGGCTTAATTAAACAAACCATTATTAGTTGTGAAGGGCGTAACCCTGAACAATATCAATGGCTCATTGAGCAGTTTGAAGTGTGGGGCGCTAAAATTTATCCGGTGCAAGCGCATGAACATGACCAAGCGATGTCAATGGTACAAGTTATGCGACATTTCTCTACTATCGCTTACGGCTATCACTTGATGAGTGAAGGGGCTGATATTGAGAACCTAGTAGCGATGAGTTCACCTATCTATCGATTAGAGTTGATTATGGTAGGGCGATTATTTGCTCAAGATCCTACCCTTTATGCGGATATTATTTTTGCTAACAAAGATAATGTCAGCATGATGAAACGCTTTGCTTACCGATTTTTAGAACTACTTGAAGATGTCAGCCTTGATGATAAAGATGCCTTTGTTGATATGTTTAATAATGTTTCGGGTTGGTTTGGTGATTATGCCGGAGATTTTCTCGAAGAAAGTAAATCGATGTTATTAAAAGCTAATGAGCTGAAAAAACATTAA
- a CDS encoding 3-deoxy-7-phosphoheptulonate synthase, translated as MTTANELSAVPTSSNNIHVNAEHVLITPEALRAELPLSEEGREFVQQSRKTISDIIHKRDPRLLVISGPCSVHDVEAAKDYARQLKVLHNKYQGSLFIVMRVYFEKPRTTVGWKGLINDPHMDGTFDVETGLRKARELILYLTELGLPLATEALDPISPQYLAEAFSWSAIGARTTESQTHREMASGLSMPIGFKNGTNGSLSVAVNALQSAASPHHFMGINRQGQVALIQTSGNPDGHVILRGGATPNYDAKSIAECEQALAKQGIAPGIIVDCSHGNSSKDYTRQPLVTQDVVEQICAGNKSIIGIMLESNINAGNQSSDLAKEDLAYGVSVTDACIDFAETEQLLDDANARLSGCLTARTA; from the coding sequence ATGACAACAGCCAACGAATTATCTGCCGTGCCGACCAGCTCAAATAACATTCATGTGAATGCTGAGCATGTATTAATTACCCCAGAAGCGTTACGTGCTGAATTACCACTTTCAGAAGAAGGTCGTGAGTTTGTACAGCAGTCGCGTAAAACGATTAGTGACATCATCCACAAGCGAGATCCTCGTTTGCTCGTTATTTCAGGTCCGTGCTCTGTACATGATGTTGAAGCAGCTAAAGATTATGCTCGTCAGTTAAAGGTGCTACACAATAAATACCAAGGCTCACTATTCATTGTTATGCGTGTTTATTTTGAAAAGCCAAGAACAACAGTGGGTTGGAAAGGTTTGATCAACGACCCTCATATGGATGGTACGTTTGATGTTGAAACGGGCCTTCGAAAAGCACGTGAATTGATTCTTTACTTAACAGAACTTGGTTTGCCTTTGGCAACGGAAGCGCTTGATCCGATTAGCCCGCAATACCTTGCAGAAGCATTTAGCTGGTCAGCTATTGGCGCACGTACCACTGAATCACAAACTCACAGAGAAATGGCAAGTGGTTTATCCATGCCAATAGGTTTTAAAAATGGTACTAACGGTAGCCTAAGTGTTGCAGTAAACGCATTACAATCAGCAGCTTCGCCACATCACTTTATGGGTATAAACCGTCAAGGGCAGGTTGCTTTAATCCAAACTAGCGGTAACCCTGACGGCCATGTTATTTTACGAGGTGGTGCAACGCCTAATTACGATGCAAAAAGTATTGCAGAGTGTGAGCAAGCCTTAGCTAAACAAGGTATTGCCCCAGGTATTATTGTTGACTGTAGTCACGGTAACTCAAGTAAAGATTACACTCGACAACCACTGGTAACACAAGATGTTGTCGAACAAATTTGTGCGGGTAATAAATCAATTATTGGTATAATGTTAGAGAGTAATATTAACGCGGGTAACCAAAGCAGTGATTTAGCAAAAGAAGACTTAGCTTACGGTGTATCTGTTACCGATGCTTGTATTGATTTTGCTGAAACCGAACAACTATTAGATGATGCTAATGCACGCCTATCGGGTTGTTTAACTGCACGTACCGCCTAA
- the acs gene encoding acetate--CoA ligase, which produces MKELKSCYPVSEKAKAHTHIDAATYDAMYKKSIEQPDEFWGEQAKEFIDWYKPWDSVSKVDLKNSEINWFSGGKLNVSYNCIDRHLATKANDTAIIFEGDDPNDDSKVTYQELHDHVCRFANLLKERGVKKGDRVCIYMPMIPEVGYAMLACARIGAIHSVVFGGFSTESIKARVLDADCKVVITADQSLRGGKRIPLKSNVDAAVIDCPNVHSVIVVARTGGDVAWNDKVDINYEEAVAKQSAICEPEVMDAEDPLFVLYTSGSTGTPKGVVHTCGGYILYAAMTHKYVFDYKEGEVYWCTADAGWITGHSYIFYGPLANGATTLVFEGVPTYPDAGRFWQVCEKHKVNVFYTAPTAIRALMSIGDDLVNQADLSSLRLLGTVGEPINPEAWHWYYEVVGKSNCPIVDTWWQTETGGILITSLPGAVDMKPGCAGKPFFGVQPALFDKDGNTLEGENAGLLVMTASWPGQLRTVYGDHNRFYQTYLGQYPGNYFTGDGAKRDEDGYYWITGRVDDVLNVSGHRLGTAEIESALVLHPAVAEAAVVGYPHEIKGQGVYCYVTLMGNATESDELNVELREFVAKELGRFAKPDYIQWSPGLPKTRSGKIMRRILRKIAENDVDSLGDTSTLADPSVVENLIDKRIIHGA; this is translated from the coding sequence ATGAAAGAATTAAAATCTTGTTATCCAGTTTCAGAGAAAGCTAAAGCGCATACCCACATTGATGCGGCTACATACGATGCTATGTACAAAAAATCAATTGAGCAACCTGATGAATTTTGGGGCGAGCAAGCGAAAGAGTTTATTGACTGGTACAAACCTTGGGACAGCGTAAGTAAAGTTGATCTTAAAAACTCTGAAATTAACTGGTTCTCTGGCGGTAAACTTAACGTAAGTTATAACTGTATTGATCGCCACTTAGCGACTAAAGCAAATGATACAGCTATTATTTTTGAAGGTGATGATCCAAATGATGACTCAAAAGTAACGTATCAAGAATTACACGACCATGTTTGTCGTTTTGCTAATTTATTAAAAGAACGCGGCGTTAAAAAGGGCGACCGAGTATGTATCTACATGCCAATGATCCCTGAAGTAGGTTACGCGATGTTAGCGTGTGCACGTATCGGTGCCATTCACTCTGTTGTATTTGGTGGTTTCTCTACTGAATCAATTAAAGCGCGCGTACTTGATGCAGACTGTAAAGTGGTAATCACTGCGGATCAATCATTACGTGGTGGTAAACGTATTCCACTTAAATCAAATGTTGATGCTGCGGTTATTGATTGTCCTAACGTTCACTCAGTAATTGTTGTTGCTCGTACCGGTGGTGATGTTGCTTGGAATGATAAAGTAGATATCAACTACGAAGAAGCCGTTGCGAAACAATCAGCAATCTGTGAACCAGAAGTAATGGATGCTGAAGATCCTTTATTTGTTCTTTATACTTCAGGTTCAACGGGCACACCCAAAGGTGTAGTACACACTTGTGGTGGTTACATTCTTTATGCTGCGATGACACACAAGTATGTGTTTGATTATAAAGAAGGCGAAGTTTACTGGTGTACAGCCGATGCTGGTTGGATTACTGGTCACTCTTATATCTTCTACGGCCCGTTAGCAAACGGTGCAACTACTCTAGTATTTGAGGGTGTACCAACTTACCCAGATGCTGGTCGTTTTTGGCAAGTCTGTGAAAAACATAAAGTTAACGTATTCTACACAGCACCTACTGCCATTCGTGCATTAATGAGTATTGGTGATGATTTAGTTAATCAAGCTGATTTATCCTCTTTACGCTTGTTAGGTACGGTAGGTGAGCCAATTAACCCTGAAGCATGGCATTGGTATTATGAAGTTGTTGGCAAGAGTAATTGCCCAATTGTTGATACGTGGTGGCAGACAGAAACAGGTGGTATTTTAATTACTTCACTACCTGGTGCAGTCGATATGAAACCAGGTTGTGCGGGTAAGCCATTCTTTGGTGTACAACCGGCACTATTTGATAAAGACGGCAATACCTTAGAAGGTGAAAATGCAGGTCTGTTAGTAATGACGGCAAGTTGGCCAGGACAATTACGTACCGTTTATGGTGATCATAATCGTTTCTATCAAACTTATTTAGGTCAATACCCTGGTAATTACTTTACTGGTGACGGCGCTAAACGTGATGAAGATGGTTATTACTGGATAACAGGTCGTGTTGATGATGTGCTTAACGTCTCAGGACACAGATTAGGTACTGCTGAAATTGAAAGTGCATTAGTACTTCATCCAGCTGTTGCTGAAGCGGCTGTTGTTGGTTACCCACATGAAATTAAAGGCCAAGGCGTTTATTGTTACGTGACCTTAATGGGCAACGCGACTGAATCAGACGAGTTAAATGTAGAGCTACGTGAATTTGTGGCGAAAGAGTTAGGTCGCTTTGCAAAACCTGATTACATTCAATGGTCACCGGGCTTACCGAAAACACGTTCAGGTAAAATCATGCGTCGTATTTTACGTAAGATTGCTGAGAATGATGTAGATAGTTTAGGAGATACTTCAACATTGGCAGATCCAAGTGTTGTTGAAAACCTGATTGATAAACGTATCATTCACGGTGCATAA
- a CDS encoding TonB-dependent receptor domain-containing protein gives MIYTPTSNFFIGLNTIKSVIFNSVLVVSFFLSSTSFAQEFDFELTAGTLNNMLLSIAKQANMQLVMRANVEYGEDNKRYKALKQQSSLDDLLSQVLRDSPFNYQILVDTHVILILPKTVVAPENSDALEVNRVWEHILVTGHGSENRNLLSSSTSVSYISSGTLQQLSNENTAELLQNVPGFWVEGSGGETNNNVAPRGLRGGEGFRFISLMEDGIPIVYDGVWPDFFLRQDLMTQGIETIRGGSSGIFTFNGPAAIVNFITAKGTEKQVNRLKLSQGLDHHFTRLDGLTSGAINEQWFYAFGGFYRQSDGVREPGYTADQGGQFKVNLTRKTKAAEMNFSYRFLDDKTSFFSPTPMTNANSPQGVTGIDASYGTLLSADFNNLTFKSPEGSFQRDIEDGQQSKLHRFNASIDWDVAEKILLKNKFSVADMENTMYALINLGNDTLLDAAERLKQKDITDFINQQQSQGATQPAYVYSHSQQIISNPADLNSNGLITTAYPLYSHYQQKQWLNHFSVNVDLDEVQVSLGHMFAYNDFGSLPLDKWQGEILTEVKDQPRRLDIVALDDRDNVVASFSEQGFTSYAGPGYLDGEGEAISNSIYGYLEWQPITPLLLDFGLRWEHLSLTSTAGTDSVYALADSNFDAVYKSGYTFTKNDDFNKLAWNLGGNYQLSPLSAIFFHLSSGFEMPKLINFGNEIGWGDYQDTIPEEAGFGDPVELTFAEGGVRLADNNWRITAALFETRFNPLPFTVFRGIYDRQQSIFIDTKTRGIEFDFTVNLTKQLTVAGLGVWQKAVLSGIPSDAIESAYNGNQITRTPEFQLRISPSYTIDKARFFLTYAYIGKRYSDIANNFSLAAYSVIDLGFTYQLTKQFSFALHGKNITNSVGLTEGNPRNALAHRNSTNFYARAIFGRSVIASVEVTF, from the coding sequence ATGATTTATACACCGACCTCAAATTTTTTTATTGGTTTAAACACTATTAAAAGCGTTATTTTTAATAGTGTTTTAGTCGTTTCTTTCTTTTTATCCTCTACTTCCTTTGCTCAAGAGTTTGACTTTGAACTTACTGCGGGCACATTAAATAACATGCTACTGAGTATTGCTAAGCAAGCCAATATGCAATTGGTTATGCGCGCTAATGTTGAGTATGGAGAAGATAATAAACGCTATAAAGCGCTAAAGCAGCAATCGAGTTTGGACGATTTACTCTCTCAGGTATTAAGAGATAGCCCATTTAATTATCAGATTTTAGTGGATACACACGTCATCCTTATTCTTCCTAAGACAGTTGTTGCCCCTGAAAATAGCGATGCTTTAGAGGTTAATCGTGTATGGGAGCATATTTTGGTGACGGGGCATGGAAGTGAAAATAGAAACCTATTATCTTCTTCTACTTCGGTAAGCTATATAAGTAGCGGTACCTTACAGCAGTTATCTAATGAAAATACTGCAGAGTTATTACAAAATGTACCTGGATTTTGGGTAGAAGGATCTGGCGGCGAAACAAATAATAATGTTGCACCTCGTGGGTTAAGGGGAGGTGAGGGCTTTCGATTTATCAGCCTGATGGAAGATGGCATCCCTATTGTTTATGATGGTGTTTGGCCAGATTTTTTTCTGCGACAAGATTTAATGACTCAGGGAATAGAAACAATACGTGGCGGAAGTAGCGGTATTTTTACATTTAATGGACCTGCTGCGATTGTAAATTTTATTACGGCTAAAGGGACTGAAAAACAAGTTAATCGACTTAAGCTTAGTCAGGGGCTTGATCATCACTTTACTCGGCTTGATGGCTTAACAAGTGGCGCCATTAATGAGCAATGGTTTTATGCGTTTGGTGGCTTTTATCGGCAAAGTGACGGTGTACGTGAACCCGGTTATACGGCAGATCAGGGCGGTCAATTTAAGGTTAACCTTACGCGAAAGACTAAAGCTGCTGAAATGAATTTTTCCTATCGATTTTTGGATGACAAAACCAGTTTTTTCTCACCCACACCTATGACCAATGCTAATTCCCCACAAGGTGTTACAGGCATAGATGCTAGCTATGGCACTTTACTCAGTGCCGACTTTAATAACCTTACCTTTAAAAGCCCCGAAGGTTCTTTTCAACGTGACATTGAAGATGGTCAACAAAGTAAATTACACCGCTTTAATGCCAGTATTGATTGGGATGTAGCAGAAAAGATCTTACTTAAAAATAAGTTCAGTGTTGCTGATATGGAAAACACCATGTATGCCTTAATTAATTTGGGTAATGACACCTTACTTGATGCAGCTGAGCGACTTAAACAAAAGGATATAACTGATTTTATTAATCAACAACAATCACAAGGGGCAACCCAACCTGCTTATGTTTATAGTCACAGTCAACAAATAATTTCAAATCCTGCTGACTTAAACTCTAATGGATTAATCACTACCGCGTACCCTCTATATTCACATTATCAGCAAAAACAATGGCTAAATCATTTTAGTGTCAATGTAGATTTAGATGAAGTGCAAGTCAGCTTAGGACATATGTTCGCCTACAATGATTTTGGCAGTTTACCTCTCGATAAATGGCAAGGGGAAATCCTAACCGAAGTAAAAGACCAGCCACGTCGTTTAGATATTGTCGCACTTGATGATCGCGATAATGTTGTTGCTAGTTTCAGTGAACAAGGTTTCACCTCGTATGCGGGGCCGGGTTATTTAGATGGAGAAGGGGAAGCTATATCTAATTCTATTTATGGTTACCTTGAATGGCAGCCTATAACGCCATTACTTTTAGACTTTGGGTTACGTTGGGAGCACTTATCATTAACATCAACCGCGGGTACTGATAGTGTTTATGCATTAGCGGATAGTAATTTTGATGCGGTATACAAGAGCGGTTACACTTTTACTAAAAATGATGACTTTAACAAGCTTGCATGGAATTTAGGTGGTAATTATCAGTTATCACCATTATCTGCAATATTTTTTCATTTATCGAGTGGCTTTGAAATGCCGAAGCTAATTAATTTTGGCAATGAGATAGGTTGGGGGGATTATCAAGACACTATCCCAGAAGAAGCTGGTTTTGGTGACCCCGTTGAATTAACCTTTGCTGAAGGTGGCGTACGTTTAGCTGACAATAATTGGCGTATAACGGCTGCATTATTTGAAACTCGCTTTAATCCATTACCCTTTACCGTATTTCGTGGCATTTATGATCGCCAACAAAGTATTTTTATTGATACTAAAACTAGAGGTATTGAATTTGACTTTACTGTTAATTTAACCAAGCAGCTAACCGTTGCAGGCCTAGGCGTTTGGCAAAAAGCTGTACTTAGTGGCATTCCCAGTGATGCGATTGAAAGTGCATATAATGGTAATCAAATTACTCGAACGCCTGAATTCCAATTACGTATTAGTCCGAGTTACACTATAGATAAGGCGAGGTTTTTTTTAACCTACGCTTATATAGGGAAACGCTATTCAGATATTGCTAATAATTTTTCGTTAGCGGCTTACTCTGTTATCGATTTAGGTTTTACTTACCAACTTACCAAGCAGTTTAGCTTTGCGCTACACGGTAAAAATATAACCAACAGTGTTGGATTAACTGAAGGTAACCCTCGAAATGCATTAGCGCACCGTAATAGTACTAATTTTTACGCGAGAGCTATCTTTGGCCGTTCGGTAATAGCCAGTGTGGAAGTAACGTTTTAA
- a CDS encoding FecR family protein, with product MKPIDIKENKNPVESAQFGKTQDEPLSDKTHVQISDEATQWLLTIEEDDSENNQQALNAWLSLSAQHKKVYQQLQTLWEVADELPVDLFSEDLLGLSMTPSSAVNTSSRVNPYALKKESILAKFISFFTLRKTMYTASFASVIFATFITFTQYNREMVTTDKPLQVASSSTLRTNEYQTKLGEHKTITAQDGSIIVLAAKSQVFIDYSANRRDIHLLYGEALFTVEKDKERPFIVHNHGRSVQALGTIFNVRESKSAMQVSVLEGIVEVNVEPEVKSKVTNSSDKNQVATLVAGQALELDSLGQFSTTYAIEVNERMAWQDGRLNYVNTDLANVIFDLKRYSTLSIHIPNKQVANMGYTGSVIYDKVDDWLIALPYIFPVEVQRHGNSVVIVKRKE from the coding sequence ATGAAACCAATTGATATTAAAGAAAATAAGAACCCGGTTGAAAGCGCCCAGTTTGGCAAAACTCAAGATGAGCCATTAAGCGATAAAACACATGTTCAAATAAGTGATGAAGCAACTCAATGGTTGCTCACTATTGAAGAAGATGACTCTGAGAACAATCAACAGGCATTAAACGCTTGGTTATCTTTGAGTGCCCAGCATAAAAAAGTGTATCAGCAACTACAAACCCTTTGGGAAGTAGCTGATGAGCTTCCCGTCGATTTATTTAGTGAAGACTTACTTGGGTTATCAATGACACCGAGCTCTGCAGTAAATACTTCCTCCAGAGTTAATCCATATGCTTTAAAAAAAGAAAGTATTTTGGCGAAATTTATTTCCTTCTTCACCTTGAGAAAAACTATGTATACGGCCAGTTTCGCCAGTGTCATTTTTGCGACTTTTATTACATTTACACAATATAACCGCGAGATGGTTACGACCGATAAACCATTACAAGTAGCAAGTTCAAGTACCTTGCGTACCAACGAATATCAAACAAAGTTAGGCGAGCATAAAACTATTACCGCACAAGACGGATCTATTATTGTTTTAGCGGCTAAGTCACAGGTGTTTATTGATTACTCAGCTAACCGTCGAGATATTCATTTATTGTATGGAGAGGCGCTTTTTACTGTTGAAAAAGATAAAGAAAGACCTTTTATTGTGCATAATCATGGCCGTAGCGTACAAGCGTTGGGTACTATTTTTAATGTCAGAGAGTCTAAAAGCGCGATGCAAGTTTCAGTATTAGAGGGTATTGTTGAGGTGAACGTTGAGCCAGAGGTTAAGTCTAAAGTAACTAACAGTAGTGACAAAAATCAAGTCGCTACCCTTGTGGCAGGGCAAGCACTTGAACTTGATAGCTTAGGTCAATTTTCAACAACCTATGCGATTGAGGTTAATGAGCGTATGGCATGGCAAGATGGCCGATTAAATTATGTTAATACTGATTTAGCTAACGTGATTTTTGATTTGAAACGCTACTCTACTTTATCTATTCATATACCCAATAAACAGGTGGCTAACATGGGCTATACCGGTAGCGTGATATACGATAAAGTGGATGACTGGTTAATTGCCCTACCTTATATTTTTCCTGTTGAGGTACAACGTCACGGTAATAGTGTCGTTATCGTAAAACGTAAGGAATAG
- a CDS encoding RNA polymerase sigma factor yields the protein MLWLVMTDFLKNIEQASSDEKRVAQVKLLYQDHHLRLIHRVMAKGLAKREAEDVVQEAFVKLLGLDNQEISSYIQAYLYRIALNLAIDKLRSNARSPLESMHEQEDYSDESTSPERKNESQQLLRKMSESIKTLPLKCRQAFILYKIKGMSYADIASTLEVSESMVRKYVLRAVRHCFDELKSDL from the coding sequence ATGTTGTGGTTAGTTATGACTGATTTTTTAAAAAATATTGAACAGGCTTCTTCTGATGAAAAGAGAGTGGCCCAAGTCAAATTGCTGTATCAAGATCATCATCTACGCTTGATTCACCGTGTTATGGCAAAAGGTTTAGCTAAACGTGAGGCCGAAGATGTAGTTCAAGAAGCTTTTGTTAAATTACTTGGACTCGATAACCAAGAAATAAGCAGTTATATCCAAGCTTACCTTTATCGTATTGCCTTAAATCTGGCTATTGATAAGCTCAGGTCTAACGCAAGAAGTCCGTTGGAGTCAATGCATGAACAAGAAGATTATAGTGACGAAAGTACCTCGCCCGAGCGGAAGAATGAATCTCAACAGCTTTTGCGTAAAATGTCAGAGTCAATCAAAACGCTACCTCTTAAGTGTCGACAAGCTTTTATTTTATATAAAATAAAAGGCATGTCTTATGCGGATATTGCTAGCACCTTGGAAGTATCAGAGAGTATGGTACGAAAATATGTCCTAAGAGCAGTCAGACACTGCTTTGATGAACTCAAGTCAGATTTGTAA